The following proteins come from a genomic window of Thermoleophilaceae bacterium:
- the argF gene encoding ornithine carbamoyltransferase — protein sequence MPRHFLTGEELTGDELAGLLERAAELKRDRLASRVMEGRSMALIFEKPSTRTRVSFEVGVGELGGHPLILREGEMQLSRGESVRDTAQVLSRMVHAIGIRTGAHEPVEELARWSQVPVVNMLTADHHPCQALADLLTLRERFGRLDGLKLAYVGDGNNVAHSLMLAGALAGMEVAVAAPAELAPSIDPPAGTTVTTDPRAAAAGAHALYADVWVSMGDEDADRRRELLAPYRLDEDLLSAARPDAVALHCLPAHPGEEITEGVLYGERSAVWDQAENRLHAQKALLELLVTS from the coding sequence ATGCCACGGCACTTCCTCACCGGCGAAGAGCTTACGGGCGACGAGCTCGCCGGGCTGCTCGAGCGCGCCGCCGAGCTCAAGCGGGACCGGCTGGCGTCGCGGGTGATGGAGGGGAGGAGCATGGCGCTGATCTTCGAGAAGCCCTCCACGCGCACGCGCGTGTCGTTCGAGGTCGGCGTCGGCGAGCTGGGTGGGCACCCGCTGATCCTGCGGGAGGGCGAGATGCAGCTCTCACGCGGCGAGTCGGTGCGGGACACGGCGCAGGTGCTCTCGCGGATGGTGCACGCGATCGGCATCCGCACGGGGGCGCACGAGCCGGTGGAGGAGCTGGCGCGCTGGTCGCAGGTGCCGGTTGTGAACATGCTCACGGCCGACCACCACCCCTGCCAGGCGCTCGCGGACCTGCTCACGCTGCGCGAGCGCTTCGGCCGCCTCGACGGGCTGAAGCTGGCCTACGTGGGCGACGGCAACAACGTGGCCCACTCGCTCATGCTCGCGGGGGCGCTCGCGGGGATGGAGGTGGCGGTGGCCGCGCCGGCCGAGCTCGCGCCCTCCATCGACCCGCCCGCGGGCACGACCGTGACCACGGACCCGCGCGCGGCGGCCGCCGGCGCGCACGCGCTCTACGCGGACGTGTGGGTGAGCATGGGCGACGAGGACGCCGACCGCCGCCGTGAGCTGCTGGCTCCGTACCGGCTCGACGAGGACCTGCTGAGCGCCGCCCGTCCCGATGCCGTGGCCCTCCACTGCCTGCCGGCCCACCCCGGCGAGGAGATCACCGAGGGTGTGCTCTACGGGGAGCGCTCGGCCGTGTGGGACCAGGCGGAGAACCGCCTGCACGCGCAGAAGGCGCTCTTGGAGCTGCTGGTCACAAGCTAG
- the thiO gene encoding glycine oxidase ThiO, giving the protein MSTIPSKSSYDVAVVGGGAVGLACAWRIALRGRSVLLAERDRPGAGASGVAAGMLAPVTEAEFGEQDLLRANLASGELWPGFAAELAERSGLSPGFRESGALVVAADRDDAEELRRLHDFQRRLGLDAEWLTPSAARRAEPGLSPRIAGAIHAPQDHQVDPGALVSALTAAVEGAGGELATGVEVAAVDAHGVTLADGRRVDAGHVVLAAGCWSASLAGIPVRPVKGQVLHCRARGPERLCVALVRSPRCYVVDRGDGRVLVGATVEERGFDTRVTAEGVFRLLEAAIELLPDVEELEFEGAAAGLRPATPDNMPLVGPAEDGVLLATGHYRNGILLAPLTAQVVAAVVCGEPVPEAAVPLSPARRAGSPA; this is encoded by the coding sequence GTGAGCACAATCCCGAGCAAGAGCAGCTACGACGTGGCCGTCGTCGGAGGCGGCGCCGTCGGGCTGGCCTGCGCGTGGCGTATCGCGCTGCGGGGGCGCTCCGTGCTCCTTGCCGAGCGCGACCGTCCCGGCGCCGGCGCCTCCGGCGTGGCGGCGGGGATGCTGGCCCCGGTCACCGAGGCGGAGTTCGGGGAGCAGGACCTGCTGCGGGCCAACCTCGCCTCGGGCGAGCTGTGGCCCGGCTTCGCTGCCGAGCTGGCCGAGCGGTCGGGCCTGTCCCCGGGCTTCCGGGAGTCGGGCGCGCTCGTCGTGGCGGCCGACCGCGACGACGCCGAGGAGCTGCGCCGCCTGCACGACTTCCAGCGCCGCCTCGGCCTCGACGCCGAGTGGCTCACGCCGAGCGCGGCACGGCGCGCCGAGCCCGGGTTGTCCCCGCGCATCGCCGGAGCCATCCACGCGCCACAGGACCACCAGGTGGATCCCGGCGCGCTGGTGTCCGCCTTGACCGCCGCGGTGGAGGGGGCCGGCGGCGAGCTGGCCACGGGGGTCGAGGTGGCGGCCGTGGACGCGCACGGCGTCACGCTGGCGGACGGCCGCCGCGTGGATGCCGGGCACGTGGTGCTGGCGGCCGGCTGCTGGAGCGCGAGCCTCGCCGGCATTCCGGTCCGCCCCGTCAAGGGTCAGGTCCTGCACTGCCGTGCGCGCGGGCCGGAGCGCCTCTGCGTGGCGCTCGTGCGCAGCCCGCGCTGCTACGTGGTGGACCGTGGTGACGGCCGCGTGCTGGTGGGCGCGACCGTCGAGGAGCGCGGGTTCGACACACGGGTGACCGCCGAGGGCGTGTTCCGGCTGCTCGAGGCGGCCATCGAGCTGCTCCCCGACGTCGAGGAGCTGGAGTTCGAGGGCGCGGCCGCCGGGCTGCGCCCGGCCACGCCGGACAACATGCCGCTGGTGGGCCCCGCCGAGGACGGTGTCCTGCTGGCCACCGGCCACTACCGCAACGGCATCCTGCTGGCCCCGCTCACGGCACAGGTCGTGGCCGCCGTCGTCTGCGGGGAGCCGGTTCCCGAGGCGGCCGTGCCGCTGTCGCCCGCGCGGCGGGCGGGGAGCCCGGCGTGA
- the thiS gene encoding sulfur carrier protein ThiS yields the protein MIVSLNGERAELADGAHVTAAVAASGAPEPYQGIAVAVDGEVVPRGAWEATELHDGQRVEVLQAVQGG from the coding sequence GTGATCGTCAGCCTCAACGGCGAGCGGGCCGAGCTGGCCGACGGCGCCCACGTGACCGCCGCGGTGGCGGCGTCGGGCGCGCCCGAGCCCTACCAGGGCATCGCGGTGGCGGTGGACGGCGAGGTGGTGCCGCGCGGCGCGTGGGAGGCCACCGAGCTGCACGACGGCCAGCGCGTCGAGGTGCTTCAGGCGGTGCAGGGTGGCTGA
- a CDS encoding thiazole synthase, which translates to MAERFVIAGREFGSRLIIGTGGFRNLESMAEALAASGAEMATLALRRVDPAAQGSIVDVLRDADCFLLPNTAGCFTARDAVRTARLAREAFDTDWVKLEVIGDDRTLLPDPVELLEAAETLVAEGFIVLPYTSDDPILARRLEDAGCAAVMPLGSPIGSGMGIRNPYNLRLIVEAARVPVILDAGIGTASDATLAMEAGCEAVLLASAVSRAEDPAAMARAMRLAVEAGYAARGAGRIPRRRYAEGSTPTEGVPELS; encoded by the coding sequence GTGGCTGAGCGCTTCGTCATCGCCGGCCGGGAGTTCGGCTCGCGCCTGATCATCGGCACCGGCGGCTTTCGCAACCTCGAGTCGATGGCGGAGGCGCTGGCGGCGTCCGGCGCCGAGATGGCCACGCTTGCGCTGCGGCGCGTGGACCCTGCAGCCCAGGGCTCGATCGTCGACGTGCTGCGCGACGCGGACTGCTTCCTGCTGCCCAACACCGCCGGCTGCTTCACCGCGCGCGACGCGGTGCGCACCGCGCGACTCGCCCGCGAGGCGTTCGACACGGACTGGGTGAAGCTCGAGGTGATCGGCGACGACAGGACGCTGCTGCCCGACCCGGTCGAGCTGCTGGAGGCGGCCGAGACGCTCGTGGCCGAGGGCTTCATCGTGCTGCCCTACACCAGCGACGACCCGATCCTGGCTCGCCGCCTGGAGGACGCCGGCTGCGCGGCGGTCATGCCGCTCGGCTCGCCGATCGGCAGCGGCATGGGCATCCGCAACCCGTACAACCTGCGCCTCATAGTCGAGGCGGCACGCGTGCCCGTGATCCTCGACGCCGGCATCGGCACCGCCTCCGACGCCACGCTCGCGATGGAGGCGGGCTGCGAAGCCGTGCTGCTCGCCAGCGCCGTCTCCCGCGCCGAGGACCCGGCTGCGATGGCGCGCGCCATGCGCCTGGCCGTGGAGGCGGGCTACGCGGCCCGGGGCGCGGGACGCATCCCGCGGCGGCGCTACGCCGAGGGGTCGACGCCCACCGAGGGCGTGCCGGAGCTCAGCTGA
- a CDS encoding ester cyclase, giving the protein MTGERLPDRTGIDELASRWRAAWERDGFGDCCTPDVRYEDPLATAPLEGVEELHRLAVQLRAGFPDLRLERAGAALERGGYACLPWRALGTHKGELPSLPATDRFVVVHGLHYVELTDGLIRRARGFFDLYDISTQLGLLPARGSLGETALLLLRGFGLRPRA; this is encoded by the coding sequence ATGACCGGCGAGCGCCTCCCCGACCGCACCGGCATCGACGAGCTCGCCTCGCGCTGGCGCGCCGCCTGGGAGCGCGACGGCTTCGGGGACTGCTGCACGCCCGACGTGCGCTATGAGGACCCGCTGGCCACGGCGCCGCTCGAGGGCGTCGAGGAGCTGCACCGGCTGGCGGTGCAGCTGCGCGCCGGCTTCCCGGACCTGCGGCTGGAGCGCGCGGGCGCCGCGCTCGAGCGCGGCGGCTACGCCTGCCTGCCCTGGCGGGCGCTGGGAACGCACAAGGGCGAGCTGCCGTCGCTGCCGGCCACGGACCGCTTCGTGGTGGTCCACGGCCTGCACTACGTGGAGCTCACGGACGGGCTCATCCGCCGCGCCCGGGGCTTCTTCGACCTCTACGACATCTCGACCCAGCTCGGGCTGCTGCCGGCGCGCGGCAGCCTCGGCGAGACCGCGCTCCTGCTCCTTCGCGGCTTCGGCCTGCGGCCGCGCGCCTGA
- a CDS encoding endonuclease/exonuclease/phosphatase family protein, with amino-acid sequence MRLLTWNLFHGRDHPPDPSLFTRRSLWLRVEERNETHVQVNRPLRTEFAQRLASEDWDVALLQEAPPRWHAELLRATGATGGAVALTSRNFLGPVRGWLADLNPDLIGSDEGGSNQLLARPPWQVAEVRRMTLARRPERRRLLWARLAAPGGRAVCVGNVHLSTTPPERIAREALAAADAGVAWAGGAPLVLGGDFNIRPRRTPEAFERLREDFGLAPPTGPNHIDHLLVRGAEIVEPPRALAVAWRELPAGDGRLLRLSDHPAVVARIAAR; translated from the coding sequence GTGCGCCTCCTCACGTGGAACCTGTTCCACGGCCGGGACCATCCGCCGGACCCGTCGCTGTTCACGCGGCGCTCCCTGTGGCTGCGGGTGGAGGAGCGCAACGAGACGCACGTGCAGGTGAATCGGCCGCTGCGTACCGAGTTCGCGCAGCGGCTGGCCTCCGAGGACTGGGACGTGGCGCTGCTCCAGGAGGCGCCGCCGCGCTGGCATGCGGAGCTGCTGCGCGCGACCGGCGCGACCGGCGGGGCCGTCGCGCTCACCTCGCGCAACTTCCTGGGCCCGGTCCGCGGCTGGCTGGCCGACCTCAACCCGGACCTGATCGGCTCGGACGAGGGCGGCTCCAACCAGCTGCTCGCGCGCCCGCCGTGGCAGGTGGCAGAGGTGCGTCGCATGACGCTCGCGCGCCGGCCGGAGCGACGGCGGCTGCTGTGGGCGCGGCTGGCGGCGCCGGGCGGGCGCGCCGTCTGCGTGGGCAACGTGCACCTCAGCACCACGCCGCCGGAGCGGATCGCGCGCGAGGCGCTGGCTGCCGCCGACGCGGGCGTGGCGTGGGCCGGAGGCGCGCCGCTGGTCCTCGGCGGCGACTTCAACATCCGGCCGCGCCGCACGCCGGAGGCGTTCGAGCGGCTGCGCGAGGACTTCGGCCTCGCGCCCCCCACGGGACCGAACCACATCGACCACCTGCTCGTCCGCGGCGCGGAGATCGTGGAACCGCCGCGCGCGCTCGCTGTCGCGTGGCGCGAGCTTCCCGCCGGAGACGGGCGGCTGCTGCGCCTGTCCGACCACCCCGCGGTCGTGGCCCGCATCGCGGCGCGTTAG
- a CDS encoding plastocyanin/azurin family copper-binding protein, producing MRRHLALTMAVLALGLVAAGCGDDDDDEDGGAAATTEQPAPADTGADETDEDTDAAGGGEELTLTADEGELAWEPAELTAPAGSVTITLDNPAEIPHNVTIEDTDAASETVMADTTSLTTELEAGEYTYFCSVAGHREAGMEGTLTVE from the coding sequence ATGAGGAGACACCTTGCCCTGACCATGGCCGTGCTCGCGCTCGGTCTTGTCGCCGCCGGCTGCGGCGACGACGACGACGACGAGGACGGCGGAGCAGCGGCCACCACGGAGCAGCCGGCGCCGGCCGACACCGGCGCGGACGAAACGGACGAGGACACCGACGCGGCGGGCGGTGGTGAGGAGCTGACGCTGACCGCGGACGAGGGCGAGCTGGCCTGGGAGCCGGCCGAGCTCACCGCGCCGGCCGGGAGCGTGACGATCACGCTCGACAACCCGGCCGAGATCCCGCACAACGTGACGATCGAGGACACCGACGCCGCATCGGAGACCGTCATGGCGGACACCACGTCGCTGACGACGGAGTTGGAGGCCGGCGAGTACACGTACTTCTGCTCGGTGGCCGGCCACCGCGAGGCGGGCATGGAGGGCACGCTCACGGTCGAGTAG